The genomic region TCATCTGTCTGTCTGTCTAGACAGACAATAAGAGATCCTAGCTAGCTAGGATTCATATTCATGGAGCTTAAGACTACTCTTGTTTTCAAGGACGAGATGATGAGAGATTGAGGCGCAGCTCACAAGGTACTTTGCTTTGCTCATGTTACTTTACTGAAAGACGCATATCCTACACTTACGCATGCATGTGTGCTGTGCAGATGAACCTGGGCGACGACGAACTTGCCGCCGGGCCAGTTCTGTCACTTAGCCTTTGGACCGGCGGCGAACGCGATCCGCGCAAGTTTCCGCGCGGAAGGAGGACGAGGGGAGATCAGCGCCAGTAACGACGCCGACGACGGGACCGGTTTGGCCCTCGGTTTGCGCTGCGGCGGCGGCTCTGGCGCCAAGCGGCCGAGGGTGGTAATAATTGTAAGCGGCGGCGACGACAACGACGGAGGAAGCAGCGAGAAGGCGCTGCGGCGGCTGCCggggccgccaccgccgccgccggccgccgcagcAGAGGCTGGACCGCGTCACAGATGTAGCAAAATACGATATGATGGAGATCAAACTTGCGGAATGCTAAGAAGCATGGTTAAGCATCAAAGAAAGCAAGACACTTCCTCTTGTTCCCATTAAACTTCCATGGGGACCCATCACCAAGCACCGCTAGAGCTAGGAATTAAACTAGAACTTAGGTCAATCGTAGCATATTATAGTTCAGACGACGCATCCCTACACACACTCGCAAAACGGCAAAAGACGTCCACGACCACAAACACAAGCTGATCTCAGAACGGGATGAGTGAGAGCAAGACGAGGCACTACTTCTTAGGCGACTTGGCGGCGGCCTTCTTGGGGGACTTGGGGCCAGCGGCAGCGGCCTTCTCGGCCCTCTCGGCGGCCTTCTTGGGGAGGAGGACGGGGTTGATGTTGGGCAGCACACCGCCGTGCGCGATGGTGACCCCGCCCAGCAGCTTGCCGAGCTCCTCGTTGTTGCGGATAGCGAGGAGGAGGTGGCGCGGGATGATGCGGGTCTTCTTGTTGTGGCGCGCATCAGCATTCacatttttctttttttattgcaTAACTGTTACTCAGATCTTCAATTATCGAACCTTTCATGGCTAAATCTAGAAAAATGGAACCCTTATCTATGCCTGGTGGTAACTTCAGTTTCAATACAATTACTCTATTGGTTTTTTATATGTTTTTGAACATAACTTGTGCTTGCACATGTGTCCTTTTCAAGCAGAATACAAATAATACTGATCGTGATACACTTTGTCCAAAAAAATCATGTAAGTTCAGTTGTGTAATATGTGTAGGCTTTATTTTGTTTGTCTAGAAGTTCGATAATTCCAATCCAAAACAGAGGCACACTATGTGTAATCAGTAATGTTTGGTTCCTGCATTGAGTTCCCTTTATGAACATAGGATGTGTTGGGggtcttcgtcctccgaaggtcctcaaaaacatgaattaacaatgtcttccaagtatgacatatgaacaggtaccttcggactcagattaAAAGCATATACGATATGGAAAGTAGGatcggaacgaaggttgaaccagcgccgaagctgcacgcaaggaagcttcggctcagtagctgaaagaggaaccgacttaaggaggaaaaggttatctagtccttgacagattgttcttaagtcaatagtaagtatgaagggcatgaatgtaattttacacaggctgtgtcctgtgcctataaatagatgaacagtacctcagtactgttcacgctgacttgtattcattttgtgcgtcacgcttggacttttaccttctgtcaagccaaaggtacaaatgtaattcaatattgtttctgtttattCATATTAAGAAGAAGGAGATATATTAACAAGGTCATATggttattcatgttgtctcttatatgttATATGCTTCTTCTTATATTAATATatattgcgatgatgaaggtacgtccttcacgactttcgtctgaagatcattatatcctaagggaaataatacttcgaaggacaaagggcattaacctttaatattttgtgttgccttgttcttaattcatagcatttgagaacaagtccccaacattggcgcccaccgatggtgtactcacttccacaaccttcggcaagcactgaccttcgtcatgccgccgaagaagataatagCGACAGGGGCTaatgcactgcagccactagacccaaatcaggagactctctctctctctccgagaggcccggagccagaagagaaaggccactagtccaacactccaggaggaggagttggaccaagagatcagggacatggaaatcatccatcaacaagtgcaaaggaagaaggagaagatggctcagctggccgatcttcaaaggaagatcgatgaagctactgaggaagtacgtcatcttgctcaagatgaacaagaccgaaggccccaacacagggagcttcgtcaagaaggcttattcaacgaagatggatggtatgatgattttaatcatggtacctttacttttgatgatgcttctcccttggcagcagaattgcaggctattccatggccacaatcctacaagccaccccaactacccatgtatgacgggcactcagacccaaaacaatttctgatgagctatgaggcaacaatatcctcatatggaggcaatgcagctgtcatggctaagtccttcgtcatggcagtccggaacatggctcagacttggtattcttcccttcggccagggacaattacgtcgtggcagaagctcaaggatatgctggtgaccagtttccaaagctttcagacgaagccagtcatagctcaggccctgttcaatgcacgcaagaccatgagaaaTACCTCCaggtgtatgtccgaaggttcttgcgattgagggcacaagcacccacagtgcgcaatgaaattgttattgaggccatgattaagggccttcggccaggacctacggctcagtacttcgccaggaagcccccacaaactctagagaagctgcttcagaagatggatgagtacatccgggctgacaacgacttccgccaaagaagggaggaagcttacagattctcagaAATGACccgaggcttcggaggaagaatccacccgaggcatgtcaggtcaatccataactccactcagagtgacgacaaa from Zea mays cultivar B73 chromosome 6, Zm-B73-REFERENCE-NAM-5.0, whole genome shotgun sequence harbors:
- the LOC103631001 gene encoding histone H2A.2.1; the protein is MWKGPNGYSFTQDLSAMVATPEVAQDGLVVVALVLDMVVRGCGNRRPPQLLALVLGKKNVNADARHNKKTRIIPRHLLLAIRNNEELGKLLGGVTIAHGGVLPNINPVLLPKKAAERAEKAAAAGPKSPKKAAAKSPKK